Proteins encoded by one window of Ignavibacteriota bacterium:
- a CDS encoding cob(I)yrinic acid a,c-diamide adenosyltransferase → MKIYTKTGDDGSTSLFGGTRVQKNNIRINAYGTIDELNSVIGIAVSGDINDEIKFELENIQNVLFQIGSELASPENVKSNIIKRTSEEDVKNLETLIDKFDEKLPPLKNFILPGGNNSAAQLHFARTVCRRAERIIVELKEFELVSKNVLIYVNRLSDLFFVLARYHNLSRSTAEIIWKPRG, encoded by the coding sequence ATGAAAATTTATACAAAAACCGGTGACGACGGAAGTACAAGTTTATTCGGCGGAACACGTGTTCAAAAAAATAATATTCGAATCAATGCTTACGGTACAATTGATGAATTGAATTCAGTAATTGGAATAGCTGTATCCGGCGATATTAATGATGAAATAAAATTTGAATTAGAAAATATTCAAAATGTATTATTTCAAATCGGGTCGGAACTTGCTTCACCGGAGAATGTTAAAAGCAATATTATTAAAAGAACTTCCGAAGAGGACGTAAAAAATTTAGAAACTCTAATTGATAAATTCGATGAAAAATTGCCTCCGTTAAAGAATTTTATTTTACCCGGAGGAAATAATTCCGCCGCGCAATTACATTTTGCGCGTACTGTTTGCAGAAGAGCGGAAAGAATAATTGTGGAATTAAAAGAATTCGAATTGGTAAGCAAGAATGTGTTAATTTATGTTAACAGACTTTCCGATTTATTTTTTGTTTTGGCGCGATATCATAATTTATCGCGGTCAACTGCTGAAATAATTTGGAAACCTCGGGGGTGA